A part of Sandaracinaceae bacterium genomic DNA contains:
- a CDS encoding FAD-binding oxidoreductase produces the protein MSESLWLREAPAARWPDAESGSCELLVIGAGLAGASAALHARARGVDALVIERDAPGRGASGRNAGFVLAAHVFEYPDIRARIGADAARDLMTLSRRNHARLKERFAAAAEHAPSGSAMLSMEGDEAEARVLEEAAELLREDGARCHFTAPHPALRGFASQLVLPDDAQLHPGKLVRAMSAGIERGVRGHVDALEGGVARIGDAEIRFERALICTNAHAAQLVPALGGVVTGQRAQMLATAPVTPTLQMPMYANWGYDYFRQRPDGVVLMGGRRHLFRESEATDSLAPTEEVQASLERYVATHMPFAAGAPITDRWAGTMGFSPDELPLLGRAPGMAPEVHVLAGFTGHGLGLATALAELAVDVITGHASAEDARMARHFDAARFSA, from the coding sequence ATGTCCGAGTCCCTCTGGCTCCGCGAAGCCCCCGCCGCGCGCTGGCCCGACGCCGAATCGGGGAGCTGCGAGCTGCTGGTGATCGGGGCGGGGCTCGCGGGCGCGAGCGCGGCGCTTCACGCGCGAGCGCGCGGGGTGGACGCGCTGGTCATCGAGCGCGACGCGCCCGGCCGCGGCGCCTCGGGGCGCAACGCGGGTTTCGTGCTCGCCGCGCACGTCTTCGAGTACCCCGACATCCGCGCGCGCATCGGCGCGGACGCCGCGCGCGATCTGATGACGCTGAGCCGGCGCAACCACGCTCGCCTGAAGGAGCGCTTCGCGGCGGCGGCGGAGCACGCGCCCTCTGGCTCCGCGATGCTGTCGATGGAGGGCGACGAGGCGGAGGCCCGCGTGCTGGAGGAGGCCGCGGAGCTCTTGCGCGAGGACGGCGCGCGCTGCCACTTCACGGCGCCGCATCCCGCGCTGCGGGGCTTCGCGTCGCAGCTCGTGCTGCCGGACGACGCGCAGCTCCACCCGGGGAAGCTGGTCCGGGCGATGAGCGCCGGGATCGAGCGCGGCGTACGCGGGCACGTCGACGCGCTCGAGGGGGGCGTGGCGCGGATCGGAGACGCCGAGATCCGCTTCGAGCGCGCGCTGATCTGCACCAACGCGCACGCCGCGCAGCTCGTGCCCGCGCTCGGAGGCGTCGTCACCGGGCAGCGCGCCCAGATGCTCGCCACCGCGCCCGTCACGCCCACCCTGCAGATGCCGATGTACGCGAACTGGGGCTACGACTACTTCCGCCAGCGCCCCGACGGCGTCGTGCTGATGGGCGGTCGGCGTCATCTCTTCCGGGAGAGCGAAGCCACCGACTCGCTCGCGCCCACCGAGGAGGTCCAGGCCTCGCTCGAGCGCTACGTCGCCACACACATGCCCTTCGCGGCCGGCGCGCCCATCACCGATCGCTGGGCCGGCACGATGGGATTCTCCCCGGACGAGCTCCCCCTGCTCGGCCGCGCGCCCGGGATGGCCCCGGAGGTGCACGTGCTCGCGGGCTTCACCGGGCACGGCCTCGGCCTCGCGACCGCGCTCGCCGAGCTCGCGGTGGACGTGATCACGGGCCACGCGTCCGCGGAGGACGCGCGCATGGCGCGCCACTTCGACGCGGCTCGCTTCTCCGCCTGA
- a CDS encoding TetR/AcrR family transcriptional regulator, whose protein sequence is MSTDDETPTQVAPERLPPERPGQPGGKRDRNRRRRIEQLRQAGLTLFLERGVDSVTIDDIASAAGTAKGNFYRYFTDKVDLVSAIVEPMASAVRDAFDHCEEGLEEAHDDPSLFAAYNRLAFGLIPVAVQHPDAVRLYLQESRAPAAGARKPIRDLADVIRARAVDLTQFAVDHDLLRIPDPRISALAVVGAVEQLTWSVLGEGLDTPPDQIAGTLISLVLSGIRS, encoded by the coding sequence GTGTCCACAGACGACGAGACCCCCACGCAGGTGGCGCCCGAGCGGCTCCCCCCGGAGCGGCCCGGGCAGCCCGGTGGCAAACGAGACCGAAACCGCAGGCGGCGCATCGAGCAGCTGCGGCAGGCGGGGCTCACGCTCTTCCTCGAGCGCGGCGTCGACAGCGTCACCATCGACGACATCGCGTCGGCGGCGGGCACCGCGAAGGGCAACTTCTATCGCTACTTCACCGACAAGGTGGATCTCGTCTCCGCGATCGTCGAGCCCATGGCGAGCGCGGTGCGAGACGCCTTCGACCACTGCGAGGAGGGGCTCGAGGAGGCGCACGACGACCCGTCCCTCTTCGCCGCCTACAACCGCCTCGCGTTCGGCCTGATCCCCGTGGCGGTTCAGCACCCGGACGCCGTGCGGCTCTACCTCCAGGAGAGCCGCGCGCCGGCCGCGGGAGCGCGCAAGCCGATCCGCGACCTGGCCGATGTCATCCGCGCGCGCGCGGTCGACCTGACGCAGTTCGCCGTCGACCATGATCTGCTCCGCATCCCGGACCCGCGCATCTCCGCGCTGGCGGTGGTCGGCGCGGTCGAGCAGCTCACCTGGTCGGTCCTCGGCGAGGGGCTCGACACGCCTCCCGATCAGATCGCGGGTACCCTCATCTCACTCGTCCTCAGCGGTATCCGGAGCTGA
- a CDS encoding 1-acyl-sn-glycerol-3-phosphate acyltransferase, with the protein MLDLPRLSRIRLSARPRGQRVVALALLGPNYELPPRVRIDLEGAHHVPDEPVIFAMNHTDRFNYWPFQYAWWRRHGRFTATWVKGKYYENEWVGRFMEMTNNIPTVSRGYLITKDFLATLGRRPANEEYAALRALINAAAQGEEAEPDAVIPRELLETPRDMLGRRFEPSREPYAVALDELFRAMMRQFTALNREAADLGLDILIFPQGTRSIRLSRGRVGLSQIAMHLERPVVPVGCSGSDLVYPGSLPVARPGRITYRFGEAIHPRDAKAWVDRAEFEPFTPEAEREHQASFQTYVDDVMDRIEPLVDARYRFSEDGESEGVEGTRRFV; encoded by the coding sequence ATGCTCGACCTTCCACGCCTCTCGCGCATCCGCCTCTCGGCCCGGCCTCGTGGCCAGCGCGTCGTCGCGCTCGCGCTCCTCGGGCCCAACTACGAGCTGCCGCCGCGCGTGCGCATCGACCTCGAGGGCGCCCACCACGTCCCCGACGAGCCGGTCATCTTCGCGATGAACCACACCGATCGGTTCAACTACTGGCCCTTCCAGTACGCGTGGTGGCGCAGGCACGGCCGCTTCACCGCGACGTGGGTGAAGGGGAAGTACTACGAGAACGAGTGGGTCGGCCGCTTCATGGAGATGACCAACAACATCCCCACGGTCTCGCGCGGCTACCTCATCACGAAGGACTTCCTCGCCACGCTCGGCCGTCGGCCCGCCAACGAGGAGTACGCGGCGCTGCGCGCGCTGATCAACGCGGCCGCGCAGGGGGAAGAGGCGGAGCCCGACGCGGTCATCCCGCGCGAGCTCCTCGAGACGCCGCGTGACATGCTCGGCCGGCGCTTCGAGCCGTCTCGCGAGCCCTACGCGGTCGCGCTCGACGAGCTCTTCCGCGCCATGATGCGCCAGTTCACCGCGCTCAACCGCGAGGCCGCGGACCTCGGGCTCGACATCCTGATCTTCCCGCAGGGCACGCGGTCCATCCGCCTCTCCCGCGGGCGCGTGGGCCTGTCGCAGATCGCGATGCACCTCGAGCGTCCGGTCGTGCCCGTGGGCTGCAGCGGCAGCGACCTCGTCTACCCGGGCAGCCTCCCCGTCGCCCGCCCCGGGCGCATCACCTACCGCTTCGGCGAGGCCATCCACCCGCGGGACGCGAAGGCCTGGGTCGACCGCGCCGAGTTCGAGCCCTTCACGCCGGAGGCGGAGCGCGAGCACCAGGCTTCGTTCCAGACCTACGTGGACGACGTCATGGATCGCATCGAGCCGCTCGTGGACGCCCGCTATCGTTTCTCCGAGGACGGGGAGAGCGAGGGCGTGGAAGGGACGCGCAGGTTCGTATGA
- a CDS encoding SDR family NAD(P)-dependent oxidoreductase gives MARRFEGQAAWVTGGGSGIGRALALELARRGADVAVSGRRADKLEAVAAEVTALGRRGLAVPCDVTEEPQVKDAADRVARELGTLDVAIANAGYGVVGKVEALSADDLRRQLDVNVVGAAMTAKHALPHLRAARGRVAFVGSVAAFVPLAKNGAYVASKFAVRGLAQSLHIELAGSGVSCTLLHPGFVESEIAQVDNEGVHHPERDDPRPQKLMWSADAAARVMLDAVHARKREYVFTAHGKLGAFLGQHVPGLAAFAQTRGRKRN, from the coding sequence ATGGCCAGACGCTTCGAGGGGCAGGCCGCCTGGGTCACGGGCGGCGGTAGCGGGATCGGTCGGGCGCTCGCGCTCGAGCTGGCGCGGCGGGGCGCCGACGTGGCGGTGTCGGGCCGACGCGCGGACAAGCTCGAGGCGGTCGCCGCGGAGGTGACCGCGCTCGGGCGGCGCGGGCTCGCCGTCCCGTGCGACGTGACCGAGGAGCCGCAGGTGAAGGACGCCGCCGATCGCGTGGCCCGTGAGCTGGGCACCCTCGACGTCGCGATCGCGAACGCGGGCTATGGCGTCGTGGGCAAGGTCGAGGCGCTCAGCGCGGACGATCTACGGCGCCAGCTCGACGTGAACGTGGTGGGCGCGGCGATGACGGCCAAGCACGCGCTGCCGCACCTGCGCGCCGCCCGCGGCCGCGTCGCCTTCGTCGGGTCGGTGGCCGCGTTCGTGCCGCTGGCCAAGAACGGCGCCTATGTCGCGAGCAAGTTCGCCGTCCGCGGGCTGGCGCAGTCACTCCACATCGAGCTCGCCGGGAGCGGGGTGAGCTGCACGCTGCTCCACCCGGGCTTCGTGGAGAGCGAGATCGCGCAGGTGGACAACGAAGGCGTGCACCACCCGGAGCGCGACGATCCGCGGCCCCAGAAGCTGATGTGGTCCGCCGACGCGGCGGCGCGCGTGATGCTCGACGCCGTCCACGCCCGCAAGCGCGAGTACGTCTTCACCGCGCACGGCAAGCTGGGCGCGTTCCTCGGCCAGCACGTCCCCGGCCTCGCCGCCTTCGCGCAAACGCGTGGACGCAAGCGAAACTGA
- a CDS encoding TraR/DksA C4-type zinc finger protein produces the protein MDDELTETQIDELRAALEALEVELTASLKSAAEGAKVVDLDQPIGRVSRIDAIQQQKMAEASKEKQQLRMGQVRVALAAMESGEYGDCRSCDEPIGYRRLRARPESPFCLRCQGGRERG, from the coding sequence ATGGACGACGAGCTGACCGAGACGCAGATCGACGAGCTCCGGGCCGCGCTCGAGGCGCTCGAGGTGGAGCTGACCGCCTCGCTGAAGAGCGCGGCCGAGGGCGCGAAGGTGGTCGACCTCGATCAGCCGATCGGACGGGTCTCGCGCATCGACGCCATCCAGCAGCAGAAGATGGCCGAGGCGAGCAAGGAGAAGCAGCAACTCCGCATGGGCCAGGTCCGGGTGGCGCTCGCGGCGATGGAGAGCGGCGAGTACGGAGACTGTCGCAGCTGCGACGAGCCGATCGGCTACCGACGCCTCCGGGCCCGCCCCGAGTCGCCCTTCTGCCTGCGGTGCCAGGGCGGACGCGAGCGCGGCTGA
- a CDS encoding VWA domain-containing protein, which translates to MRFGRAARKRLGVAAGAVVLAFGAIVLARAPSAARAPDEAPPDGADPDGASRVTAEGSHRISIVTPEMSGFLALTQGAVLAHGTRELFAELRLEATDEGGVTARRPVALAVVLDTSGSMMGEKIAEARRAVHALAESMRPEDRLAIVTYDHGARLVQPLAPIAEVRRTLSARVNEIYASGGTNIPAGLQLGSTALSDAPTNMTHRLVLISDGLDGSGQPLGSVQAQIAGRANGGVTTSALGVGIDYDERWLTTVADAGRGNYEFLADGGALGGFLHRELEQASTTVADAASVDLQLPPGWRVTHAYGGSFEQGRVPLGALFAGERRRVTLRMEIDAGAAGEVRAVGARLAFRSAIHGSDRNLDLGRLSVSTVNEEGHVADSRDVALHAEAIAQHVDARQAQAIEAWREGRAAEAREIAADNLATLEQWQRAAPAAAPALRTRAAAASRDMDNFQLDARSAGGRAYGLESNARRRSRAQAY; encoded by the coding sequence ATGCGATTCGGACGAGCGGCGCGAAAGCGTCTGGGGGTGGCGGCTGGCGCGGTGGTGCTGGCCTTCGGGGCGATTGTCCTGGCGCGCGCGCCGTCGGCGGCCAGAGCGCCCGACGAGGCGCCGCCGGACGGAGCGGACCCCGATGGAGCGAGCAGGGTGACGGCGGAGGGATCCCATCGGATCTCCATCGTCACGCCCGAGATGAGCGGGTTCCTGGCCCTCACGCAGGGCGCCGTCCTGGCGCACGGGACCCGCGAGCTCTTCGCGGAGCTCCGGCTCGAGGCGACGGACGAGGGCGGCGTCACGGCGCGGCGGCCGGTGGCCCTCGCGGTGGTGCTCGACACGAGCGGCTCGATGATGGGGGAGAAGATCGCCGAGGCGCGCCGCGCCGTGCACGCGCTGGCCGAGTCGATGCGGCCGGAGGATCGGCTGGCCATCGTGACCTACGACCACGGCGCGCGGCTCGTGCAGCCCCTCGCGCCCATCGCCGAGGTGCGGCGCACGCTCTCGGCCCGGGTCAACGAGATCTACGCGAGCGGCGGCACCAACATCCCGGCCGGCCTCCAGCTCGGCTCGACCGCGCTCTCCGACGCGCCGACGAACATGACGCACCGGCTGGTGCTCATCAGCGACGGGCTCGACGGCTCGGGCCAGCCGCTCGGCTCGGTGCAGGCGCAGATCGCGGGGCGCGCCAACGGCGGCGTGACCACGAGCGCGCTGGGCGTCGGCATCGACTACGACGAGCGCTGGCTGACCACGGTCGCGGACGCCGGGCGCGGCAACTACGAGTTCCTCGCCGACGGGGGCGCGCTCGGCGGCTTCCTGCACCGGGAGCTCGAGCAGGCCTCCACCACCGTCGCGGACGCGGCGTCGGTGGACCTGCAGCTGCCGCCCGGCTGGCGCGTCACCCACGCCTACGGCGGCAGCTTCGAGCAGGGCCGCGTCCCGCTCGGGGCCCTGTTCGCGGGGGAACGTCGCCGCGTGACGCTGCGTATGGAGATCGACGCCGGCGCCGCGGGGGAGGTCCGCGCGGTCGGCGCGAGGCTCGCATTCCGGTCCGCGATTCATGGATCAGATCGGAACCTGGACCTCGGACGTCTGTCGGTCAGCACGGTGAACGAGGAGGGGCACGTGGCAGATTCGAGAGACGTGGCGCTGCACGCGGAGGCGATCGCCCAGCACGTGGACGCGCGGCAGGCGCAGGCCATCGAGGCGTGGCGTGAGGGGCGGGCGGCCGAGGCGCGCGAGATCGCGGCCGACAACCTGGCGACGCTCGAGCAGTGGCAGCGCGCGGCCCCCGCGGCCGCGCCTGCGCTGAGGACGCGCGCCGCCGCGGCCAGCCGCGACATGGACAACTTCCAGCTGGACGCGCGATCGGCGGGCGGCCGGGCCTACGGGCTCGAGTCGAACGCCCGCCGCCGCTCCAGGGCGCAGGCGTACTGA